Proteins encoded in a region of the Triticum dicoccoides isolate Atlit2015 ecotype Zavitan chromosome 3A, WEW_v2.0, whole genome shotgun sequence genome:
- the LOC119271570 gene encoding uncharacterized protein LOC119271570, giving the protein MEPRRRDPGERAPVYGDFDGHFTVEFHHKGFFYGTGNNNYYIDYEVDWFDHCDCDTWSILWIEDFVKQLGYDRETGQHDVYWCQPRRALNEGMREMKSDADSLAMIAASTIHKNLLLLIDHGETLNNLLRHHITVDGLPELPKVVTPTKDGKGKEQASSTEVISEKTERRARRLFTEATSTGCVDEEVEEEHKNGAADSDTDEEFYDSDYDIMDGDDDLFEEHVDKEVDDHREKVYTCDYQTELAEDALDDPTIMLSKEERDKLKYNFKTYNPETDLNAHVFRLGMVFGTVGELRHAITSYSIRNRVAIKKTRNTSTTVEAVCVDDCPWYLKVGMDNRKNSFVIKKYYDQHTCPKTWKLKGLTAPF; this is encoded by the exons ATGGAGCCCCGACGGCGAGATCCCGGGGAACGAGCCCCTGTATATG GTGATTTTGATGGGCATTTCACAGTAGAGTTTCATCACAAAGGATTCTTCTATGGAACTGGCAACAACAACTACTACATTGACTATGAAGTTGATTGGTTTGATCATTGTGATTGTGACACTTGGTCTATACTGTGGATTGAAGACTTTGTGAAGCAGCTGGGCTATGATAGAGAGACAGGGCAGCATGATGTATACTGGTGTCAGCCTAGAAGGGCACTTAATGAAGGAATGAGAGAGATGAAGTCTGATGCTGATAGCCTTGCCATGATAGCAGCTAGCACTATACACAAGAATCTGTTGCTGCTCATAGACCATGGAGAAACATTAAACAACCTTCTTAGACATCATATTACAGTTGATGGACTGCCTGAGTTGCCAAAGGTCGTAACCCCAACAAAAGATGGCAAGGGAAAAGAACAAGCTAGCTCAACTGAAGTGATAAGTGAGAAAACTGAAAGGAGAGCAAGGAGATTGTTTACTGAAGCAACATCTACAGGATGTGTTGATGAAGAAGTGGAGGAAGAACATAAAAATGGTGCAGCAGATTCAGACACAGATGAGGAATtctatgatagtgactatgatattATGGATGGGGATGATGATCTTTTTGAGGAACATGTCGACAAAGAGGTGGATGATCACagagaaaaggtttacacatgtgACTATCAAACAGAGCTAGCAGAAGATGCTCTAGATGATCCTACCATAATGTTATCCAAAGAAGAGAGGGATAAACTTAAGTACAACTTCAAGACTTACAATCCAGAAACTGATTTGAACGCACATGTATTCAGATTAGGTATGGTGTTTGGTACTGTTGGGGAGCTGAGGCATGCTATTACCTCTTATAGCATCAGAAACAGAGTTGCAATCAAAAAGACTAGAAACACATCAACTACAGTAGAAGCAGTATGCGTTGATGATTGCCCGTGGTACTTGAAAGTAGGGATGGATAACAGGAAAAATAGCTTTGTGATCAAGAAATACTATGATCAGCACACATGCCCTAAGACATGGAAGCTGAAGGGTCTAACTGCTCCATTTTAA